A single window of Solenopsis invicta isolate M01_SB chromosome 3, UNIL_Sinv_3.0, whole genome shotgun sequence DNA harbors:
- the LOC105204952 gene encoding DNA-binding protein Ets97D isoform X2: MIRQIKMEPEAMFSSAEDDIMAQLQQDSSDLEVEPSFALEGSLNGEYGNDGVLMQHMDIREPLSTLRSLLEDRLNVDLKNYSFWLQNTQMLESHKNLVDQCVQGEGLVQINVQIKPMQKRINIVDVLKPADDFFEVVENNSPVPPVQENKRNVIRWMIDPHYKKEQERLKIPNDPRNWSETHVKHWLQWAVRQFNIVSLRLADWNITGAQLCNLTLEEFHAKVPLDPGDVFWTHFELLRKCRFVAVVQKDTPDSPNEGVTEKSIKVRSQKATKPKTTVNQQARVVSVPLENIDPIAIAGSSRTVNSGQIQLWQFLLELLTDKEYRSAIQWIGTEGEFKLNQPEAVAQLWGARKNKPSMNYEKLSRALRYYYDGDMISKVHGKRFVYKFVCNLKELLGYSAEELSKLVDEGRRYF, from the exons ATGATACGGCAGATAAAGATGGAACCCGAAGCAATGTTCTCATCTGCTGAAGATGATATAATGGCCCAGCTGCAACAGGACAGTTCCGATCTGGAAGTTGAGCCTAGCTTCGCGTTGGAAGGCTCCTTGAACGGCGAGTATGGCAATGACGGTGTACTGATGCAGCATATGGACATCAGAGAGCCCTTGTCTACATTGAGAAGCCTCCTGGAGGACAGGCTCAACGTAGATTTAAAGAATTACTCATTTTGGTTACAAAACACACAAATG CTAGAGAGCCACAAGAATCTGGTTGATCAATGCGTCCAAGGAGAAGGGTTAGTTCAGATCAATGTACAAATAAAACCAATGCAGAAACGTATCAATATAGTGGACGTTCTTAAGCCGGCGGATGATTTCTTTGAAGTTGTggaaaataatt CACCGGTGCCCCCTGTTCAggaaaacaaacggaatgtcATAAGATGGATGATAGATCCGCACTATAAAAAGGAGCAG gaaCGATTGAAAATACCAAATGATCCAAGAAACTGGTCTGAAACGCACGTGAAGCATTGGCTACAATGGGCTGTTAGACAATTCAATATAGTATCATTACGTTTGGCCGATTGGAATATAACTGGTGCGCAGTTGTGTAACCTTACGCTGGAGGAGTTTCATGCAAAAGTGCCTCTTGACCCAGGAGATGTGTTTTGGACGCATTTCGAACTTCTTAGGAAATGCAGATTTGTCG CCGTTGTACAAAAAGATACACCGGATTCGCCCAACGAAGGTGTTACGGAAAAGTCTATTAAAGTACGAAGTCAAAAAGCAACAAAACCGAAAACTACTGTAAATCAACAGGCGCGTGTAGTTAGCGTGCCACTGGAGAATATCGATCCGATCGCTATTGCCGGTTCTAGTCGAACCGTCAATAGTGGTCAGATACAGCTGTGGCAATTTTTGCTAGAATTGTTAACAGACAAGGAATATAGAAGCGCGATTCAGTGGATAGGGACTGAAGGAGAGTTCAAGCTTAATCAGCCGGAGGCAGTGGCGCAATTGTGGGGTGCTCGCAAAAATAAGCCGTCAATGAATTACGAGAAACTGAGTCGGGCGCTTCGATATTATTACGACGGTGACATGATTTCTAAGGTTCACGGCAAACGATTTGTCTACAAATTTGTTTGCAACTTGAAGGAGTTGTTAGGCTATTCAGCAGAAGAATTGAGTAAACTTGTTGACGAAGGAAGACGATATTTCTGA
- the LOC105204952 gene encoding DNA-binding protein Ets97D isoform X1, whose translation MDLENHRKSSDKSFDTDDDSDYAMIRQIKMEPEAMFSSAEDDIMAQLQQDSSDLEVEPSFALEGSLNGEYGNDGVLMQHMDIREPLSTLRSLLEDRLNVDLKNYSFWLQNTQMLESHKNLVDQCVQGEGLVQINVQIKPMQKRINIVDVLKPADDFFEVVENNSPVPPVQENKRNVIRWMIDPHYKKEQERLKIPNDPRNWSETHVKHWLQWAVRQFNIVSLRLADWNITGAQLCNLTLEEFHAKVPLDPGDVFWTHFELLRKCRFVAVVQKDTPDSPNEGVTEKSIKVRSQKATKPKTTVNQQARVVSVPLENIDPIAIAGSSRTVNSGQIQLWQFLLELLTDKEYRSAIQWIGTEGEFKLNQPEAVAQLWGARKNKPSMNYEKLSRALRYYYDGDMISKVHGKRFVYKFVCNLKELLGYSAEELSKLVDEGRRYF comes from the exons ATGGATCTGGAAAATCATCGGAAAAGTTCTGACAAAAG CTTCGACACCGATGACGATTCTGACTACGCTATGATACGGCAGATAAAGATGGAACCCGAAGCAATGTTCTCATCTGCTGAAGATGATATAATGGCCCAGCTGCAACAGGACAGTTCCGATCTGGAAGTTGAGCCTAGCTTCGCGTTGGAAGGCTCCTTGAACGGCGAGTATGGCAATGACGGTGTACTGATGCAGCATATGGACATCAGAGAGCCCTTGTCTACATTGAGAAGCCTCCTGGAGGACAGGCTCAACGTAGATTTAAAGAATTACTCATTTTGGTTACAAAACACACAAATG CTAGAGAGCCACAAGAATCTGGTTGATCAATGCGTCCAAGGAGAAGGGTTAGTTCAGATCAATGTACAAATAAAACCAATGCAGAAACGTATCAATATAGTGGACGTTCTTAAGCCGGCGGATGATTTCTTTGAAGTTGTggaaaataatt CACCGGTGCCCCCTGTTCAggaaaacaaacggaatgtcATAAGATGGATGATAGATCCGCACTATAAAAAGGAGCAG gaaCGATTGAAAATACCAAATGATCCAAGAAACTGGTCTGAAACGCACGTGAAGCATTGGCTACAATGGGCTGTTAGACAATTCAATATAGTATCATTACGTTTGGCCGATTGGAATATAACTGGTGCGCAGTTGTGTAACCTTACGCTGGAGGAGTTTCATGCAAAAGTGCCTCTTGACCCAGGAGATGTGTTTTGGACGCATTTCGAACTTCTTAGGAAATGCAGATTTGTCG CCGTTGTACAAAAAGATACACCGGATTCGCCCAACGAAGGTGTTACGGAAAAGTCTATTAAAGTACGAAGTCAAAAAGCAACAAAACCGAAAACTACTGTAAATCAACAGGCGCGTGTAGTTAGCGTGCCACTGGAGAATATCGATCCGATCGCTATTGCCGGTTCTAGTCGAACCGTCAATAGTGGTCAGATACAGCTGTGGCAATTTTTGCTAGAATTGTTAACAGACAAGGAATATAGAAGCGCGATTCAGTGGATAGGGACTGAAGGAGAGTTCAAGCTTAATCAGCCGGAGGCAGTGGCGCAATTGTGGGGTGCTCGCAAAAATAAGCCGTCAATGAATTACGAGAAACTGAGTCGGGCGCTTCGATATTATTACGACGGTGACATGATTTCTAAGGTTCACGGCAAACGATTTGTCTACAAATTTGTTTGCAACTTGAAGGAGTTGTTAGGCTATTCAGCAGAAGAATTGAGTAAACTTGTTGACGAAGGAAGACGATATTTCTGA
- the LOC105204967 gene encoding polyadenylate-binding protein-interacting protein 1, which translates to MDPFFERDRETRKDDKSVKQSIGRGFRLWSQRERGGLRRPHGASTASQSKSDSSATAVTTQHNQEEKKFALSPQAAEFVPRAMQSHKSSSSAAEPNIYSPSSIPQSTHMYPKSLQDRLRIAREIPPNVYIPSLPDDNALEDALEQQCNIQDSHVENYNNYKYDENDEENEKKQQNAKEEAYNFETYEHLVNIINILIMNPAEFTNLVPPFMDKLRSSGNMRCLQLVLTTIIEYSIDHSNFRYNGARICKYFDTSLEEPKGQYMFSKHLFRELLYFQCKCETQLLEPDWLNKPEEEREARQWKCNGLILFLAELVAQMDEAYAFTLGELLVLSITIVLQRPASSSVKYICQALKLAGHVLEKDKSRSKDMENMMRALTELVNNGQVDTHVGNMVNSVHELRKDLGRSMSNYDSSSSSNILFNEMQRQPDQLGASNYNSTEIGAVSLKIQHPMSQKMQFNQPVMYGPDGEILSAEESAFLEHVTKWDDQGTSEEEPDDNYDDEIATAYEEFLRDSKCK; encoded by the exons ATGGATCCTTTCTTTGAAAGAGACAGGGAGACCAGGAAGGATGATAAGAGTGTGAAACAAAGTATAGGGCGTGGATTTCGTCTGTGGTCACAAAGGGAAAGAGGAGGACTCAGGCGGCCGCATGGTGCATCAACTGCTAGTCAATCCA aaTCCGACTCCTCGGCAACTGCAGTCACAACTCAACATAACCAGGAAGAGAAGAAATTTGCTCTGTCACCTCAGGCAGCGGAGTTTGTTCCAAGAGCCATGCAATCTCATAAGTCATCGTCTTCTGCTGCAGAACCTAACATATATTCACCTTCTTCCATTCCC CAATCTACCCACATGTATCCAAAGTCACTGCAAGACAGACTTAGAATAGCTCGTGAAATACCACCAAATGTATACATACCTTCTTTGCCGGATGACAATGCACTTGAAGATGCTTTGGAACAGCAGTGCAATATACAGGATTCTCACGtagaaaattacaataattataaatatgatgaaAATGAT GAGGAGAATGAAAAGAAGCAACAGAACGCAAAGGAAGAGGCTTACAACTTTGAGACTTACGAACATCTCGTCAAcatcataaacattttaattatgaatCCTGCAGAGTTTACAAATCTTGTGCCACCATTTATGGATAAGCTTAGGTCGAGCGGAAACATGCGTTGTCTGCAATTAGTTCTGACGACCATAATCGAATAT TCTATAGATCACAGTAATTTTCGATATAACGGAGCtcgaatatgtaaatatttcgaTACCAGCTTAGAAGAACCCAAAGGACAGTACATGTTTTCCAAACATCTATTCAGGGAATTGTTATACTTCCA ATGCAAATGTGAGACTCAATTACTTGAACCTGATTGGCTTAATAAACCTGAGGAGGAACGGGAAGCCCGCCAATGGAAGTGCAATGGACTAATACTGTTTCTAGCAGAGTTGGTTGCTCAGATGGATGAAGCTTATGCTTTCACCTTAGGAGAGCTTTTAGTCTTATCTATTACTATAGTACTGCAAAGACCAGCGTCGAGTTCCGTCAAATATATATGCCAAGCACTAAAA TTGGCGGGTCACGTATTAGAAAAGGACAAAAGCAGGAGTAAAGACATGGAGAATATGATGCGGGCGCTAACGGAACTTGTAAATAACGGACAAGTCGATACGCATGTGGGAAATATGGTGAACAGCGTGCACGAATTACGGAAGGATTTGGGAAGGAGCATGTCCAATTATGATTCATCTAGCTCAAGCAATATATTGTTTAACGAGATGCAACGTCAGCCCGATCAATTGGGCGCGTCTAATTATAATTCAACCGAAATTGGTGCTGTATCATTGAAGATACAACATCCGATGTCGCAGAAAATGCAATTCAACCAGCCGGTAATGTACGGACCTGACGGCGAGATTTTGTCTGCGGAAGAAAGTGCGTTTCTTGAACATGTAACGAAATGGGATGATCAAGG GACGTCTGAAGAAGAACCTGATGATAATTACGACGATGAGATTGCGACTGCTTATGAAGAATTCTTGAGAGATTCAAAGTGCAAATAA